In Parabacteroides timonensis, the genomic stretch ATTGGTTCCATTATTGGCAGTTTGTATGCTATGGGGTATTCTCCTGAAGAGATGCTGGAACTGATGTTGTCGGAAGAATTCGGTTATTGGCAAACCGGAACAGTAGAGAATGAATATAAATATTATTTTAAAAGACCGGATCCAACACCTGAGTTCGGCCATTTCTCTATTGACATGACAGATTCGTTACAGATAAAAGCAAATTTTCTGCCACAAAGCCTTATCAACCCGATCCAGATGAACCAGGCATTTATGGCACTCTTCTCGCAGGCAACAGCTAAAGCCGGATGGAATTTCGACAACCTGTTTGTTCCATTTCGCTGTGTAGCCTCCGATATTTACAGTAAGAAAGCGATCATATTCAAGAATGGAGACTTGGGAGATGCAGTGCGTGCCTCTATGACTTTCCCTTTCTTTTTTCAACCTATCTGGAAAGATAGCATTCCTCTTTTTGATGGCGGTATTTACGATAATTTTCCGGTAGGCCCAATGAAAGAGGCTTTTCATCCGGATTTTATTTTCGGATCGACAGTTGCCGGTGGTAATAATAAGCCTTCCAGCAACGCATATAGTCAAATTGAAACAATGATCATGCAAAAAACGGAGTATGACGTTCCGGAAGAAGATGGTATGATGGTAAAGTTTAGTTTCCCTACTGTTTCATTACTTGACTTTCAGAAAGCAAAAGAGTTGATGGATATAGGCTATAAACGAACGATGAGTATGATGGATTCCATTAAACAAAGGGTTCCTCGCAGGGTTCCACTCACGGAAGTTAATATGCGAAGAGTTGCCTATAAAGAAAGTTTGCCTCCACTGATTTTTCAGAATATATATGTGACAGGCGTTTCGGAATCGCAACGTAAATATATCGAAGCACAGTTACACCGTGATATAAACCATGAGTTCTCAATGGAGGAGTTCAAACGGGCTTACTTCAAAATGCTTACTTCTTCAAAGATCAAAGAAATCATGCCCCATGCCGTTTACAACCGAAGAGAAAAGAAGTTTGATCTTTATCTGGATGTTAAAATGAAAGAAGAAATCACCGTTGGTTTCGGAGGAAATGTCTCGTCGCATCAGGCAAACCAGTTATTCCTGGGTTTAGGTTATCAATATTTAGGTCGTTATGCAGCCGATGTGAATGCAAACTTTCAGGTCGGTAATTCTTTTAGCGGCATCATGCTCAGCGGACGCATTTATTTACAAACCAAGATACCTACTTATCTGAACTGGCAGGGAGTGTACTCTGACAAAAGATATTCAGAAAGCCAATCGCTGTTTTATGAAGATGTGTTACCGGCTTTTATCAAACAAAAAGAATTATATATGAAGCTTAAGCTCGGATTCCCGTTCCTTAACAGGGCTAAATCGGAAATAGGCTTTGCTTATGGACGCCTGAATGATTATTATTTTCAGAGTACGAGTATGATGTTTCCAAACTCGACATTCGATCATAGCCGGTATGACCTTTTTAGTGGTTCACTCAGTATTGAAAGAAATTCGTTGGATGCCAAGCAATATCCGATAGCGGGACGGAAGCAGTTTCTGATTGCCCAATACGTTACGGGTACAGAAAATTATACACCTTCTACATTGACCTCGGAGAACCAACCTGTCAATAGAAAAGTACACAGTTGGTTACAGCTGAAAGGGGAGTGGCAACATTATGAAACATTGAGCAACCGTTTTAACTTGGGATTCCAAGGAGAGTTGGTTATGTCCAGTAAGAATCTGATGAATAACTATACGGCGTCTGTTCTTCAGGCTCCCGCTTTTACTCCCACACCGCATAGTCAGATTGTCTTTAATGAGGCTTTTCGGGCGAATCAATATTTTGCAGCAGGGATTTCACCGATCTATA encodes the following:
- a CDS encoding patatin-like phospholipase family protein, translated to MKKVAVLITILLIFLQPVNAQKVGLVLSGGGAKGAAHIGVIKALEENGIPIDYIAGTSIGSIIGSLYAMGYSPEEMLELMLSEEFGYWQTGTVENEYKYYFKRPDPTPEFGHFSIDMTDSLQIKANFLPQSLINPIQMNQAFMALFSQATAKAGWNFDNLFVPFRCVASDIYSKKAIIFKNGDLGDAVRASMTFPFFFQPIWKDSIPLFDGGIYDNFPVGPMKEAFHPDFIFGSTVAGGNNKPSSNAYSQIETMIMQKTEYDVPEEDGMMVKFSFPTVSLLDFQKAKELMDIGYKRTMSMMDSIKQRVPRRVPLTEVNMRRVAYKESLPPLIFQNIYVTGVSESQRKYIEAQLHRDINHEFSMEEFKRAYFKMLTSSKIKEIMPHAVYNRREKKFDLYLDVKMKEEITVGFGGNVSSHQANQLFLGLGYQYLGRYAADVNANFQVGNSFSGIMLSGRIYLQTKIPTYLNWQGVYSDKRYSESQSLFYEDVLPAFIKQKELYMKLKLGFPFLNRAKSEIGFAYGRLNDYYFQSTSMMFPNSTFDHSRYDLFSGSLSIERNSLDAKQYPIAGRKQFLIAQYVTGTENYTPSTLTSENQPVNRKVHSWLQLKGEWQHYETLSNRFNLGFQGELVMSSKNLMNNYTASVLQAPAFTPTPHSQIVFNEAFRANQYFAAGISPIYKFSKLLHFRLDLYGFAPLYEIKKEEIRTTNNSYMAVPYYGKFLHSFKYMGEAALVLQLPFASISLYANGYSYPAKNFNFGLNIGYLIFNPKMLD